Proteins encoded together in one Chitinivibrionales bacterium window:
- a CDS encoding SUMF1/EgtB/PvdO family nonheme iron enzyme: protein MTFKNYRNQTLRIYLHNQIAAKSPGHNLSFEITSGPAGARIQNDTLIWARPHNDIQTKAVQITATDSWAIEPRSGIGNFTINADMTEPAGMRFIPSKDTTFQMGSWWTVNSEYMNPHDARLTYDFFIDTTEITQQHFEKYFPINPSSVKNPLMPVTDISWFAAALFCNKRSAAEGLEVVYEYDQILGSVADSCKMVNLTIHYDRDGYRLPVEAEWEFAYRARSSNDYYWSHNFYNGYPTTQERSTIETYEYWEGIHMNSQQSIVASKLPNNFGLYDMAANVGEIINDYYNYSYGTIDLIDPKGPVTGTDRTMRFGNYSEYPVWLTAWAHFPISPTSTNSIRGFRCMRVRR from the coding sequence TTGACATTTAAAAACTATCGAAATCAGACTTTGAGAATTTACCTTCACAACCAGATTGCAGCCAAATCCCCTGGCCACAACCTTTCCTTTGAAATAACATCAGGTCCAGCCGGCGCCCGAATACAAAATGACACGTTAATCTGGGCGCGGCCTCACAATGATATTCAAACAAAAGCCGTTCAGATAACCGCAACCGACAGTTGGGCCATCGAACCTCGTTCAGGTATCGGCAATTTCACGATAAATGCTGATATGACCGAACCTGCAGGAATGAGATTTATTCCTTCAAAAGATACCACATTCCAGATGGGGAGCTGGTGGACAGTAAATTCGGAATACATGAACCCGCACGATGCCAGACTTACTTATGATTTCTTCATAGATACGACTGAAATAACACAACAGCATTTCGAAAAATACTTCCCAATAAACCCATCAAGTGTGAAAAACCCGTTAATGCCTGTAACAGATATCAGTTGGTTTGCTGCAGCATTGTTTTGCAATAAAAGAAGTGCTGCAGAAGGGTTAGAAGTAGTATATGAGTACGATCAAATTCTCGGCTCGGTTGCAGATTCTTGCAAGATGGTAAATTTAACCATACACTACGATCGTGACGGATACCGGCTTCCGGTAGAAGCAGAATGGGAATTTGCTTATCGCGCACGCTCTTCAAATGATTATTATTGGAGCCATAATTTCTACAACGGGTATCCGACAACTCAGGAGAGATCAACAATTGAGACCTATGAATATTGGGAAGGTATTCACATGAATTCTCAACAATCGATAGTTGCTTCTAAATTGCCGAATAATTTTGGGCTGTATGATATGGCAGCAAATGTTGGAGAAATTATAAACGATTATTACAATTATTCTTACGGCACTATAGATTTAATAGATCCCAAAGGGCCTGTGACTGGAACCGACCGGACAATGCGATTTGGAAATTATAGCGAATACCCCGTGTGGCTGACAGCCTGGGCGCATTTCCCAATTTCACCAACAAGCACTAACTCGATACGCGGATTTCGCTGCATGCGAGTCCGGAGATAA